In a single window of the Methanolobus psychrophilus R15 genome:
- a CDS encoding glycoside hydrolase 15-related protein has translation MIRQPNAILGNRELLITMGKKAEIFGFFYPGRDFAQHIEESQACLYDGKRLIWSNDHEWQVTQSYIEDTHIVITRLSRTDGLSMNILDITHPTLPILVRNYRISASEGFKGKFFYYSKFQAGETLKKNSAFCDPDSGILVHYRRNYHLGLTSKPMFGEWQIGRALDSDLWTNALYDMQDGQLQNKREEIGKLNSAIGWELDIEPGSSTEITIFLGAAPTREMLYSKMKAINNEIVERMVRKEYESQTSWLSGKREITLPQLKDKSREDLINAFNRSLLTLSLLNDPKEGSFVAAPEFDHEFELSGGYGYCWNRDAAETVVALLNAGYPDFCVRFFRWCRKNQMSDGSWFQRYWLDGSLGSSWGNFSSSTQIDETGSTLFAMDKYYQSLEPSLRIAFLNEIWPSLLPAAEYLMRRTIGGLHESCTCLWESYKGIFTYTNAAIYGGLAGAANMASGYNEKELGNRWLDRANLIKEATIREFWLPEGYFARGRVDGRLDTEIDASILGAFMPFGMLNADDEKEREMILSTIRTIEKKLAVHVNGHAGIKRYETDNYIEGNPWIVTTLWVSKALLEIAGSARRKGNDPECRKMADEALEYINWALRGTTSAGLLPEQVNKHTGRPAWAIPLSWSCALMIDNILMLDSVQ, from the coding sequence TTGATAAGGCAACCTAACGCGATACTTGGTAACAGGGAACTGCTTATTACCATGGGAAAGAAAGCAGAGATTTTTGGGTTCTTCTATCCTGGCAGGGACTTTGCTCAGCACATAGAGGAGTCCCAGGCATGTCTGTATGACGGGAAGAGACTTATATGGTCCAATGATCATGAATGGCAGGTTACCCAAAGTTATATCGAAGATACACATATTGTGATCACGCGTCTCAGTCGCACCGACGGGCTGAGCATGAATATTCTGGATATCACGCATCCCACTCTTCCCATACTGGTCCGTAATTACAGGATAAGCGCTTCTGAAGGATTCAAGGGTAAATTCTTTTATTACTCGAAATTCCAGGCAGGAGAGACTCTCAAAAAGAATTCCGCTTTTTGCGACCCTGATTCCGGCATACTTGTCCATTACAGGAGGAACTATCACCTGGGACTCACCTCAAAGCCCATGTTTGGGGAATGGCAGATAGGCAGAGCTCTTGATTCGGATCTCTGGACCAATGCCCTGTACGATATGCAGGATGGGCAGTTGCAGAACAAGCGCGAGGAGATAGGCAAACTCAACAGCGCCATCGGCTGGGAACTGGATATCGAGCCGGGCTCAAGTACGGAGATAACAATTTTTCTCGGTGCCGCACCCACAAGGGAGATGCTTTACAGTAAAATGAAAGCAATAAACAACGAGATTGTGGAAAGGATGGTAAGGAAGGAGTATGAGAGCCAGACAAGCTGGCTGTCCGGAAAAAGAGAGATCACATTGCCACAACTCAAAGATAAGAGCCGGGAGGATCTTATCAATGCTTTCAACCGTTCCTTACTGACTCTGTCCCTCCTCAATGATCCAAAAGAAGGCTCGTTTGTGGCAGCACCTGAATTCGACCATGAGTTTGAACTGAGTGGCGGTTATGGCTACTGTTGGAACAGGGATGCTGCTGAGACTGTGGTTGCGCTTCTCAATGCAGGTTATCCCGACTTCTGCGTACGTTTCTTCAGATGGTGCAGGAAGAACCAGATGTCTGATGGCTCCTGGTTCCAGCGATACTGGCTGGACGGGAGCCTTGGTTCATCCTGGGGAAACTTCAGTTCCTCCACCCAGATAGATGAAACCGGGTCAACGCTCTTTGCAATGGACAAGTACTATCAAAGCCTGGAGCCTTCGCTCAGGATCGCTTTCCTTAACGAGATATGGCCAAGTCTGTTACCGGCTGCCGAATACCTCATGAGGAGAACGATCGGCGGCCTCCACGAATCCTGCACCTGCCTCTGGGAATCATATAAAGGCATATTCACCTATACAAACGCTGCCATATACGGGGGCCTTGCCGGGGCTGCCAACATGGCTTCAGGATACAATGAGAAGGAACTCGGGAACAGATGGCTTGACAGGGCGAATCTCATCAAGGAAGCAACTATCCGGGAGTTCTGGCTGCCTGAGGGGTATTTCGCAAGGGGCAGGGTTGATGGCAGGCTGGACACTGAGATCGATGCCAGTATCCTGGGAGCGTTCATGCCATTTGGCATGCTTAACGCCGATGATGAAAAAGAAAGGGAGATGATCCTTTCCACTATTCGTACAATTGAGAAGAAGCTCGCAGTGCATGTGAACGGCCATGCGGGGATAAAACGCTACGAGACTGATAATTATATTGAGGGCAATCCCTGGATTGTAACAACACTCTGGGTCTCTAAAGCCTTGCTTGAGATTGCAGGGTCGGCCCGGAGAAAAGGGAATGACCCGGAGTGCAGGAAAATGGCTGATGAGGCCTTGGAATATATAAACTGGGCTCTCAGAGGCACAACCAGTGCAGGTTTGTTACCAGAACAGGTAAACAAGCATACCGGCAGGCCTGCCTGGGCCATCCCTTTGAGCTGGAGCTGCGCCCTCATGATCGACAACATACTGATGCTTGATAGTGTACAATAA
- a CDS encoding glycogen debranching protein yields MDTTDKGPWLKDTDREWIITNGLGGYASSTVIGMNTRKYHGLLVASLNPPVNRRVLLSSLDEEIQVNGKTHKLAVHQYPGTVHPEGYRYLQDFSPEPFPACQYLTENVELTKTIMMVHGENTTVIRYDISNPHSRNAALRIFPLVNNRNIHGLTKSGDIEFEQHPRKTGTLIRFRQNTLELHSDMTFIPETWWYYNLEYEEERSRGYPYQEDNFNPGYFEADIGKGNSSFFISASTTMMKHLDIEDVDQLFKSELRRRNRLIPDPGQDGIFLNRLAAVADSFIVSRQPTGSRSIIAGYHWFADWGRDAMIAMPGLTLITGRFDVARDILTTFASSCNEGLIPNLFPDDPAQTPVYNTVDASLWFIHALGKYLDYTGDRDYVRTMWDTIENIIGYYSKGTKYDIRMEEDGLISHGGQLTWMDAKVGSREITPRRGKACEINALWYNALMHASSVGDQLGMETSGFLETAELAMSSFEEKFWNDDRSCLYDYIPGPDNSGSTGKTDQKDASVRPNQILAMSLPFTMLPLKLEKSILNVVREELLTPYGLRTLSPLDPGYIGTYRGNTESRDMAYHNGTVWPWLLGPYITAYIKVNGHSKKSRMEMMVLLEPLKEHLGEAGIGTISEVFDGDAPHIPGGCISQAWSVGEILRACVEDIGAGNPGTIL; encoded by the coding sequence ATGGACACTACCGACAAAGGACCCTGGTTAAAAGATACGGACAGAGAGTGGATAATCACCAACGGTCTTGGAGGTTATGCTTCATCCACTGTTATCGGAATGAATACCCGGAAGTATCATGGGCTGCTGGTAGCATCCCTGAATCCTCCTGTTAACAGAAGAGTGTTACTCTCGTCCCTTGACGAAGAGATACAGGTTAATGGAAAGACACATAAGCTTGCAGTTCATCAGTATCCCGGCACTGTACATCCGGAAGGCTACCGCTACCTGCAGGACTTTTCTCCGGAGCCTTTTCCAGCCTGCCAATATCTTACGGAAAACGTCGAACTCACAAAAACCATAATGATGGTTCACGGGGAGAATACTACTGTTATCCGCTATGATATCTCAAACCCGCATAGCAGAAACGCTGCCCTCAGAATATTCCCGCTTGTGAACAACAGGAACATACACGGACTGACAAAATCAGGAGATATTGAGTTTGAGCAGCATCCACGGAAAACAGGCACTTTAATCAGATTCAGGCAGAACACACTGGAATTACATTCAGATATGACTTTCATACCGGAGACCTGGTGGTATTATAACCTGGAATACGAAGAGGAACGGTCAAGAGGATATCCATATCAAGAGGACAACTTCAATCCCGGGTATTTTGAGGCCGATATAGGAAAAGGGAATTCCTCCTTCTTTATCTCTGCGTCTACCACAATGATGAAGCATCTTGATATAGAAGATGTCGACCAGTTATTTAAAAGTGAACTCCGGCGCAGGAACAGGCTCATTCCGGACCCGGGACAAGACGGAATCTTCCTCAACAGACTTGCTGCTGTAGCAGACTCTTTCATAGTAAGCCGGCAGCCCACCGGCTCAAGGTCGATCATAGCGGGCTATCACTGGTTCGCAGACTGGGGCAGGGATGCTATGATAGCAATGCCCGGCCTGACACTTATTACCGGAAGGTTCGATGTTGCCAGGGACATACTCACAACATTCGCATCCAGTTGCAATGAGGGACTTATACCCAACCTTTTCCCTGATGACCCGGCCCAGACACCTGTGTACAATACAGTGGACGCTTCCCTGTGGTTTATTCATGCCCTCGGAAAATACCTGGACTATACCGGCGACCGGGACTACGTCAGAACCATGTGGGATACAATTGAGAACATCATCGGATACTACAGCAAGGGCACAAAATACGACATCCGGATGGAGGAGGATGGCCTGATATCCCATGGCGGACAGCTTACATGGATGGACGCAAAAGTGGGGAGCAGGGAGATCACTCCCCGCAGGGGAAAAGCCTGCGAAATAAATGCCCTATGGTACAATGCCCTGATGCATGCATCTTCCGTTGGAGATCAGCTTGGTATGGAAACTTCCGGATTCCTTGAAACTGCAGAACTTGCAATGAGCAGTTTTGAGGAAAAGTTCTGGAATGATGACAGAAGCTGCCTCTACGATTACATCCCCGGCCCGGACAACTCCGGCAGCACAGGCAAAACTGATCAGAAAGACGCCTCAGTAAGGCCAAATCAAATCCTTGCCATGTCGCTTCCATTCACAATGCTTCCTCTGAAACTTGAAAAGAGTATATTGAATGTTGTCAGAGAGGAACTGCTGACACCTTACGGTCTCAGGACACTCTCACCTTTAGACCCCGGCTACATAGGCACCTACCGGGGCAATACAGAAAGCAGAGACATGGCATATCATAACGGCACTGTCTGGCCCTGGCTGCTCGGGCCTTATATAACAGCTTACATAAAGGTGAACGGGCACTCAAAAAAGAGCAGAATGGAAATGATGGTCCTGCTTGAACCACTGAAAGAGCATCTGGGAGAAGCAGGAATTGGAACCATTTCCGAAGTTTTTGACGGTGACGCACCCCACATACCAGGCGGGTGCATTTCACAGGCATGGAGCGTAGGTGAGATCCTGCGCGCCTGCGTGGAGGATATTGGCGCAGGGAATCCCGGCACCATTCTGTAA
- a CDS encoding D-isomer specific 2-hydroxyacid dehydrogenase NAD-binding protein, with translation MKIVVADPIVLHLRYHKVLESMGELKVYNTWPSSDDELVERVKDASIVIVGRYGFPARAFKEAENLRMVAVWQTGYDHIDIDVATKQGVVVSNVPGYAFDAVAEFVFAQALNLLRRLNEADRSLREGEFEWRDYICRAYKGNQLMGKTIGVVGTGNIGRRVIEIARGFKMEVLAYTAHPDPEKEKQLGVRFTDMDTLLTRSDIVTLHVPLTPSTEKMIGAEELMKMKRTSILINTARGEVVDEAALLSALRGGHIAAAGLDVFEDEPLSSNSPLLGQSNVLLTPHIAFLSEESLAECTSVTMDNIRLFLQGSPQNVVNPDVLEKDQRS, from the coding sequence ATGAAGATAGTCGTTGCGGACCCGATAGTCCTGCATCTCCGATATCACAAAGTGCTGGAAAGCATGGGTGAGCTTAAGGTCTATAACACCTGGCCATCATCGGATGATGAGCTTGTTGAGAGAGTAAAGGATGCAAGCATCGTAATTGTTGGCAGGTATGGCTTTCCTGCCCGGGCCTTTAAGGAGGCTGAGAACCTCCGGATGGTTGCGGTATGGCAGACAGGTTATGACCATATAGATATTGACGTGGCCACAAAGCAAGGAGTTGTGGTTTCAAACGTACCGGGCTATGCTTTTGACGCTGTTGCAGAGTTCGTTTTTGCTCAGGCACTGAATCTGCTGAGGCGCTTGAATGAAGCAGACCGATCTCTCAGGGAAGGAGAATTCGAATGGCGAGATTACATCTGCAGAGCATATAAAGGCAACCAGCTTATGGGCAAAACCATAGGGGTCGTCGGTACAGGCAATATCGGGAGGCGGGTAATTGAGATAGCTCGTGGTTTCAAGATGGAGGTGCTGGCTTACACTGCACATCCTGATCCTGAAAAAGAAAAGCAGCTGGGTGTCAGGTTCACGGATATGGACACTCTGCTTACGAGATCAGACATAGTTACATTGCATGTGCCACTCACACCTTCTACAGAAAAGATGATAGGGGCTGAAGAGCTGATGAAGATGAAGCGAACTTCCATACTCATCAATACTGCAAGAGGCGAAGTGGTCGATGAAGCAGCCCTGCTGAGTGCCTTGCGAGGCGGCCATATTGCAGCTGCCGGGCTTGATGTGTTCGAGGATGAACCCTTGTCTTCCAATAGTCCGCTGCTTGGGCAGAGCAATGTGCTTCTGACACCTCATATCGCATTCCTCTCAGAGGAATCTTTAGCTGAATGCACATCAGTGACCATGGACAATATCAGACTGTTCCTGCAGGGAAGCCCTCAGAACGTAGTGAACCCGGATGTGCTGGAAAAGGATCAACGCTCTTGA
- a CDS encoding MgtC/SapB transporter, with amino-acid sequence MVDIALRFGLDPLIVDFMQKIIISLMIGILIGLERERLRSDIKIFAGVRTFTLICIIGMLSAFLIDYAGPSILLITTVFVGVTCIFLAYNMNIVQGSSGLTTSVSLFCTYLLGILVAADLFVIAIVTAVIVTFLLIEKKPLHSLAENLSKRDIIDALQFIAIAFILYPVVPDEPVFGIISLKSTILIIVLISSISFVSYVLLKKIGARGGIAYSGFLGGLASSGAAIISLSNLSKRRASLTGHIFTGALLTIVSMIIRDITFAFLVDTSGRMASLMLPPFVIMLIVTLVVVWRKKKTTAVNETIELRSPFAIVPALKFGILFMLITLVANIAQAHGGSIGIYATAIGGIVSSSAVTVSMASLALNGTISYPLAAQIAVMAGLISTLAKPLYMKLTGADQLFHKATIHFVIITSLGAVSLLIWNYYAASVNL; translated from the coding sequence ATGGTAGATATAGCGTTAAGGTTTGGTCTGGATCCACTCATTGTAGACTTTATGCAGAAAATAATCATTTCACTGATGATAGGTATTCTCATAGGTCTTGAGAGGGAAAGGTTAAGATCCGACATAAAAATATTTGCAGGAGTCAGAACCTTCACACTCATCTGTATCATAGGCATGCTCTCTGCGTTCCTTATAGACTATGCAGGACCTTCGATCCTCCTGATCACCACGGTATTCGTAGGGGTGACCTGCATCTTCCTTGCCTACAACATGAATATAGTACAGGGTAGCTCAGGCCTTACCACTTCAGTATCCCTATTTTGTACTTACCTCCTGGGGATACTCGTTGCAGCAGACCTGTTCGTAATCGCTATTGTAACAGCAGTGATCGTTACATTCCTTCTCATTGAAAAGAAGCCTCTGCATTCCTTAGCTGAAAACCTCTCTAAAAGGGACATTATTGACGCTCTGCAGTTCATAGCTATAGCTTTCATCCTGTACCCGGTAGTTCCGGATGAGCCGGTCTTTGGCATCATAAGCCTTAAATCAACGATACTGATCATTGTGCTTATCTCTTCCATTAGTTTTGTAAGTTATGTGCTGCTCAAGAAAATAGGAGCTCGCGGCGGAATAGCTTACTCCGGATTCCTGGGTGGGCTGGCAAGCAGTGGAGCAGCGATCATTTCCCTCTCCAACCTGTCAAAGAGAAGAGCGTCCCTGACCGGCCATATATTCACAGGTGCGCTGCTGACCATTGTCTCGATGATCATAAGGGACATAACTTTTGCTTTCCTTGTAGACACTTCCGGAAGGATGGCAAGCCTCATGCTGCCTCCTTTTGTTATAATGTTAATAGTGACCCTCGTGGTAGTATGGCGTAAAAAGAAAACTACAGCAGTCAATGAGACCATAGAACTGAGGTCTCCGTTTGCTATCGTGCCCGCATTAAAGTTTGGTATCCTCTTCATGTTAATAACACTGGTTGCAAACATAGCCCAGGCTCACGGAGGTTCAATAGGGATCTATGCAACAGCTATCGGAGGAATCGTAAGCAGCTCAGCAGTAACAGTTTCTATGGCATCGCTTGCATTGAACGGTACTATTTCTTACCCTCTGGCTGCTCAAATCGCTGTCATGGCAGGGCTAATAAGTACCCTGGCAAAACCGCTCTACATGAAACTAACGGGTGCTGACCAGCTTTTTCACAAGGCTACGATTCACTTTGTCATAATAACATCTTTGGGTGCAGTTTCACTTCTTATATGGAACTATTATGCGGCTTCTGTGAATCTCTGA
- a CDS encoding F420-dependent glucose-6-phosphate dehydrogenase: MIKSGYKIGPEQYTPSEMLRQTIAAEENGFDSIDVSDHFHPWSEEGQSCFTWTWLGVGTGEALNEYPVTHEWPEYNKRQEMLAEAIHLIREPWSGEKVSFDGMHYCTQEAKLYTLPGRKI; encoded by the coding sequence ATGATAAAATCAGGTTACAAGATTGGTCCGGAACAGTATACACCTTCCGAAATGCTCAGACAGACAATTGCAGCAGAGGAGAACGGTTTTGATAGTATCGACGTTAGTGATCATTTTCATCCTTGGAGTGAGGAGGGCCAGTCATGTTTTACCTGGACCTGGCTGGGAGTGGGGACCGGAGAAGCACTCAACGAATATCCGGTAACACATGAATGGCCGGAATACAATAAAAGACAGGAAATGCTGGCTGAAGCTATACATCTCATAAGGGAACCATGGAGCGGAGAGAAGGTCAGTTTTGACGGCATGCACTATTGCACTCAGGAAGCAAAACTGTACACGCTGCCAGGACGGAAAATCTAA